Part of the Candidatus Moraniibacteriota bacterium genome is shown below.
CATTTTTCCCGATATGCACGAGTCCGCGATACGAGGTTTGTCCGCCGTTTTTGGAAATGGATTTGGAGAGGATGCGCGATGTGGTGTTGGGTGCCAGATGGTACATTTTACTTCCGGCGTCTTGAGTTTGTCCCTCGCTCGCAAGGGCGATTGAGAGCATATCGCCGTGCGCGCCTTCGCCGACAAGATAGACAGAAGGATATTTCATAGTCACCTTGCTTCCGATATTGCAGTCCACCCACTCCATAACGGCGTGCGCTTCGGCACGGGCGCGTTTGGTGACGAGGTTGTAGATATTCGAGCTCCAGTTTTGCACGGTGGTATAGCGGACGCGCGCATTCTTGTGGACGAAGACTTCGACGACGGCGGCGTGAAGCGAGTTGGTTGAGTAAATAGGTGCGGTACAGCCTTCGGTGTAGTGAACGAAGCTTCCTTCGTCGGCAATGATGAGCGTTCGCTCGAATTGTCCGAAGCGCTCGGCATTGATGCGGAAATACGCTTGAAGGGGGAGATTGACTTTGACGCCCTTGGGCACATAGACAAATGATCCTCCCGACCAAACAGCGGAATTGAGTGCAGCAAAGGTATTGTCTTGCGGAGGGATAAGTGTGCCAAAGTATTTTTGCACGAGCTCGGGGTATTTCCTGACAGCGGTGTCCATATCACAGAAGATGACTCCGAGCTTCTCGAGCTCGCGATTCATACTTTCATAGACGACTTCGGATTCATACTGCGCCGAGACGCCGGAGAGATATTTTTTCTCTGCTTCCGGGACACCGATGCGGTCATACGTTTCTTTGATCTCATCTGGCAGTTCGTCCCATGATGCTGAGCGGTCTTTGGTTGCTTGCAAGTAGTAGGTGATGTTTTTGAAATCTATGTCAGAAAGGTCGGGTCCCCAGATTGGCATTTTTTTCTTTTTGAAGAGCGCATAGCTTTTGAGACGGAAGTTTTTCATCCACGTGGGCTCGTTCTTCATGCGGGAAATCTCCTCGACAGTTTTCTTGGTGAGTCCAGGCTTTATTTTGTGTGACGAAACTTCCGGCATGGAAAAGCCGAACGAATAATCGAAATCGAGAGGAGTGCTTCTCTTTTTTTCCAGCCATGTATTCAGTGCGCAGTAAAACTCCTCATTTTTCCTCAGGTGATCTTTCGAAATTTCACTGTCTTCGTTGGTCATTATTTGAAGGCTCTCTTTGAGAGAGAATTTCTTTATGAGAGGAACAGCTATTTGAGTGCTTGATTTCCCATCCCACATATTGACAGGAAGTACTAACTCGAGTCCCGTATTCCATGTTGCATCAATATCTTCCCAGTCTCCGTCAATGTTTACTTCGAGATACACATGAGTACTTTCGTTCTCATGAGGAATTGTCAATAGCGTCTCCGGTAAATTCAGGCTGTTCCATGTAAAACTGCACACTCGATATCGACATGTATAGCCAAGTTTCTCAAAGGCTTTCTTGAGCTGTATATGTTTTCCGGAACAAGAAAAATCCTTCTCGCCGGGAGAGGTTGCAATTTTGTAAGGAATGTCTCGTATTTTATTAAAGATTTCAACCAGATCTTTCATATGGTTACCTTTTTTCTTCAAATCCTTCTTTTTCGATAATCCGTCGGGCAAGCAATCCGTCTCCGGTTTTTACAATTTTCCCATTTCCCATAACGAGTGTTTCATCTGGTGGAAGGAGGTCAAGAAATGCAAATGAGTGCGTAATGAAGACGAAAGTTTGTTCTGCTGAGCGATGCGTTTTGAGAAAGTTCCCGATAGTTTTCTGCGCATCAACATCGACACCGGTATCGAGCTCGTCAAAGAAGGAAATTTTTGGCATGAGGAGCGCCCAGAGAAGTGCTTCGAACTTTTTCTTTTCCCCGCCCGAGAAGCCGTCGTGGAGACCGCGATGGAGGAGGGTTGTCGGAATAGCAAGTTGCTTTGCATAGGATTCTACCTGCCGACGTGTTTCGAGCGCACTTGCTTTTGGGAGTGCAAATCGCAGAAGAGCAAAGATGGAGACGCCAGGAAGTGGCGGCGGTGATTGGAAGGAACCAAAGATACCGAGCTTCGCTCGTTTATCTGGAGAGAGCGGCAGTATTGATTGTGAGTCCCAGAGTATGTCTGATGTTTCGTGCACCTGTATGCTGGGGTGTCCGAGCACGGTGCTTGCGAGTGTTGATTTTCCAGAGCCATTTGGTCCGAGGAGCGCGTAGGTTTTGCTCATCTCAAATGAGAGAGAGATATTGTTGAGGATTGGCTTGTTTCCTATTGAGGCGGTGAGGGTTCTGATTTCAAGCATAAAGAAATGTTAGACGAACTGTTTTGTACGAGCTTCTTGAGGTACGAGATCGGCGAGCGTGACGCGAGAGAGAGTATTCTTGACCGTGCTCTCGAGTTGTTCCCAGACGTTTTTGGTCTGACAGTGTGTCATGACGGGGCAGGGCGAGAGTATGCCAGAGAATGCGGGATGTAGAGCCTCTTTGAATCCACCATCGAGTGTCTCGATGATGTCCCAGGAAGTGATTTCTTGGGGCGGCTTTGCGAGGGTATAGCCACCATGGGCGCCCTTTTCGGATACGACGAACCCGCTTCGCTTCAGGTGCTGGAGAATTTTCTCGAGGTAGTCCTCTGGAAGATGCTCTTCTTGGGCGAGAACATGTACCGAGCAACCGCGCGGATGTCGGGTGAGTGCCGCGAGAGCGCTCAGTCCATAAGATGCCTTCCGAGATATTCGCATAAAGAGGGTTGAGGTTTGAAAAACGGACTCTTTCAGTCCGATTTGGAGTATACGCGATGAACATCGATTGTGTCAAGGTAATCTTTTGACTCGTCTCGAACTCTCGTGTAGGATAAAGCTGGTTCATGCTTGGGAATAGAAGATGATACATTGAGAACAGTCTCTTTCTTTTTTCTCTTACCCTATGGCGCGTCGACCAGCTTCTCGTACTGTTTCGCCAAAGAAGAATCGCAAAGCTTCGCCTTCAAAGAAGAAGCCCGTATTGCGGTCGGCGAAGCGTTCATCCCGAGGAACTTCCAAGCAATCGAAAACTTCCATGAAGCATCTCAAGAACAAAAACATGAAATCTCCTCGGAAAACTTCTGCTTCAGTGAGTCATACAAAGAAGAAGCCCTCTACAAAGGTATCAAAGAAACCGCTGAAGAAATCGACTGTGAAACAGAAGGCGCCGAAGAAATTGTCGCCAAAGAAACCCGCTTCGAAACAGCGTGTGCCAGTTGAGAAAAAAATACCGCTTACAAAGAAAGACCGTGAAGTGAAGAGACAAGAGAAGGAAACCAAACGTGCCAATGCGTTTGAAGAGCTTCTTTTTCGTGGGCGTCAGCGGGGCTTCGTGACCGAGGATGAAATCATTCACATTTTGCCGGATATTGAGCAAGATTTGGAGAACCTGGAGAATCTCTACGAAAAATTTGAGACGAGCGGTGTCAAAGTCGTGGATTCGAACGACATGCTGAAACTCGAGACCGACAAAATCGGTGAGTCATTTTCGGACAAGAAAGGAAAATCAAAGAAGAAAGCCAAAGAGACCACTTCTCTTATGGGTGGTGTCGATCGTCCTGAGGAGGGTGCTGGTGATTCATCGGACCTCGTGCAGATGTATCTCAAGGAAATTGGGCGTGTGCCGCTTATCTCCGGACAGGAAGAAGTACGACTCGCCAAAGCGATGGAAGCGGGTGATGCTTCGGCAAAGCAGCGACTTACCGAAGCAAACCTTCGGCTCGTCGTGTCTATTGCCAAGAAATATGTCGGACGATCGCACAATCTCTCTTTGCTCGACCTCGTGCAGGAAGGAAATATCGGACTTTTTCGCGCGGTGGAGAAGTTTGACTTCCGTAAAGGTTTCAAATTTTCGACCTATGCAACGTGGTGGATACGCCAAGCAATCACGCGCGCACTTGCTGATCAGTCGCGCACCATTCGTATCCCTGTCCACATGGTGGAGACAATCAACAAGTATTCCCAGGTGACGCGTCGCCTCGTGCAAGAGCTTGGGCGCGAACCGCTCCCTGAGGAAATCGCTGTCGAAATGGGTGTTGAAGTGGAGAAAATTCGCCATATTCAAAAAATTTCCCAAGAAACCGTTTCACTCGAGACAAGTGTCGGCTCGGACGATGATGAGAGTGTTTTGGGCGACTTCATCGAAGACACTGAGACAATCATGCCAAACCAATCGGCGGCACGGAAGCTCCTCTCGGGTCATATCGCCGAGGTTTTGGAAGAGCTGTCACCTCGCGAACAAAAAATTCTCAAAATCCGCTTCGGTCTCGAGGATGGCATCGTGCACACGCTTGAAGAAGTAGGACAGGAATTTGGCGTGACGCGCGAACGCATCCGTCAGATTGAAGCCAAAGCTCTTGAGAAGATCCGGGATCACGATATTGTGAAGAAGCTGAGGGATTATTGAAACTTTTCTCAGCGTAGGTTCTTGTTCTTTGTTAATGTTTTCGTTGTTTCTCCAATCCCAATTTCCGGATATTTCCGGAGAGGAGCATGCTATGTGTCTTGCGATTCCAGTCGAAGTACTCGACCTCTTGGAAGGTGAACGGGCAGTTGTCGAGATGGGCGGTGTCAGAAAGACGGTTTCTGCAGCGCTCATAGACGGTTTGAAAGTTGGCGACTATGTGATTGTCCATACCGGATTTATCTTGGAAAAGATGGACATCGAAGAAGCAGAGAGAACGCTTGCTCTCATGAAGGAGTACGCCTCAAATGCGGATAATTTCGAAAGCGATGTTCCTTATGCTGCTTAGGAAAGAGGTATGTAGGCAGGATGAGGCATTCTTATTTCACGATTCTTAGGAAGATTGTTCTTTCTGGTTTCCAGACTGCTTGCAAAAGGTGGCGTGGTTGCCTATACTACTGTGGAAAGTCGCCAGAGGAAGCGACTTTCCACTATCATATTCCGGCGTAGCTCAGCGGTAGAGCGAGGGACTGTTAATCCCCAGGTCGCAGGTTCGAATCCTGCCGCCGGAGCATCATAGGACTCTGGGCATATTCTGCCCAGAGTTTTGTTGCATCTAAGGGCAAATTGAGAGGTTCTAACCGATTTCGAATTGCTTTTTCCTCTTTTGCTAACTCTTCCATCGTGATAAGCTCATTTTTCCTTGTAATGCGCAGTTTTCTGTCTTTCAAGAGAAGGTTCGAACCGAGATAGGACAACACATCTTTCTTTTCCTCAATCGTCCCTCGTTCAAAGCGGATTTTCCCAACCTCGGCAAAGTTGAAGAGGTATTCTGCCCGCTCCAACCAGTCATCAACCGCTTTGTCTGTTTCTTCCAACAACCCCATCAGGCGTTTCCTCTCTGTTTCCAAAACAGCCTTCTTACGGAGGAAGGTTTCCTCATCAATCTGTCCTTTAGCTCGCATTGTTACCAGTCCGTCATACTCTGCTACGCAAGTATTGTAGGCTTTCTGTTGTGATGAAATCATTGTCTTCTTGTCAGAGAACTCTCGCCCACTATCTTCCCCGATGATTTTCATCGCCAGCTCCCTGAACTCTGGGGGGATGGCAATAGCATCCAACTCTTTCATTATCTGGTCTTCCAGCTCATTATCGCGTATGGTTTTCTGCTTGCACAAACCTTTTCGTTTGGTGCAGTGGTAATAGGTATAGTGTCGGGTGATGCCGTTTTTCTGGTGCTTGGTTTTGTTTTCAGCCGTGATAAGACATCCGCACTCCTCACAGCGAATCATCCCTGTAAAGGCGAAGGTATAGGTTCGGAGGCGCGGGTTGCCTTTCCTCCCCAAAAGTTCCTGAATGTGGTCGTATTCGCCCCTCTCTATCATCGGCTCGTGTTTCCCCTGATACCAGTTGCCGCTTTTCTTTGGGTATTCAAACTCTCCATAGTAGAAGGGGTCGGTGAAGATACGATATGCAGTGCTTCTCGTCATTTTTCCACCATTCTTCATTCGCAAGCCCCACTCGTTTGTTGCAATGTCTAAAATCTTGGGCGGTGTATAGTTTCCTGTCAGCATCAGGTCAAACATTTTCCTTACGAGTGGAAAGCGTTCCTCATCTCTGGTGATTTCTTTATCGCCTTTCTTCTTGAGGGGATTGTGGATATAGCCGATGGTTGAAAAGGAAGGATACCAGCCACGCTCCGCTTTGGAACGAAGTCCGCGCTTGGCATCCACGCTCAAGTCCCGCACGAATTGATTTGCCATTCCTAGCTCTACCGCCATCACGATGACATTATCAGTAGGATAGTAGCTTCTGCCGTAAGTGTAGATATGCTTCACGATATTTTGTTGCAGCATCCAGCTCACTTCTCCGCCATCAATCGGATTTCGTGCCAAGCGGTTCAGTTTCCAACAGATGATACCGTCCGCCTCTCCCTTCTTGATGCGTTGCATCATATCCGCAAAGACTTCACGCCCTGGAGCTTTTGCCGATTTTGATTCGGAAAAAACTTTGACGACATTCAGATTGTTTTCTTCTGCCAGTTTTGTCAGCTCGTCTATCTGGGAGTCAATGGATGCCATCTGCCTGTCCTCGCTCTCGGAAGATTTCCGAGCATAGATGAAGTAGCGGTTCGCATCACTGTTTTGTTGGTTGTTCATATAATTATAATTTTGGATACTCAAAAGGCGGCTCTGGCACCCAACATACACCTACGAAGGCTTTTGTCGGCAGAACCGCCTTTTCAGGACAAAATAAAATCGTAGGATTGTAATATGCTGGGTGCATCTATATTATACCAGATTTCTTGGATTTCTCGTAGAGGAAGCCAGCCTGTCTGTAGAGCCGTTCAAGTCGCCGTTGCTTCTTTGTTGGGCGCCCTCGGTAGTAGGGTGTCTTTATCTTTTCCTCCAGCTTTTCAATTTTTTGGTCTATATCAAGGATGGAAAAGAGTGGATGGTAGCGATAACTTCTGTTCTGTTTTTTCGAGCTGTAAGTGAGGTCGTAGCAATGCCTACAGGCGAAGTAGTCTCCATCCTTATAAAGCACTCCTACGCGCCTCCCGCAGTAGTTACCGCTTTGATACCACGTACAGATGAACCAGAAACGCTTGCCTCCATAGCGGCAGGGAGTTGTCGTTAGTGGTATTTTGTAGTCAAAGTCCTTCTTCTCCTCTGTAGAGTGGTCGGTTTGGGTATAGTGGATGCGAAGATAGTTTTCGCCGTTCATCGTAGATACCTCAATCCCAACACTACTTTTATTTTCAGACCAGCCGCTTGTCCAAGTGATAGTACCAGAGCGCCATCCGCAGAAATACTCGTGCTTTCTCAAGAAGCTCGCTTTGATTTTCTTTACATCATCAGCCTCTGTTTTTCCACCATATGACCATCTGCCCATATTGAGATATTTTTACCGAAATCATTTGAGAATAGACTGTTTTAATCGAGTCCGCTTTCAACAATTGTTCCGCCGAGCATTTCCACTGCCATTTCAATCGCCAGTTTTTCATCATCTTTTACCCCACCCCCCGTTTCACTGTTTCCTTCAACGCTTTCTTTCTCTGGAGTGGTAGCAGGGAAGATGAGGATTTTCCGCTTGTCGTTTGGGTCTTGTTCCTGGGTGATGAGTCCCGCTGTTTCCAGCATCGGGAGTATCTGCATCCGAAGTAGACTATTATCCAGCATCTTTCCGTGGACTTTGTAATGCTTTTGTAGTATTTCTTGGCGGGTGATGCCGAGCTTGCCTGTTATGTCTTCAAAACTCGCACTCCGTCCATCATTTTTTTCTTTCCAAGCAGAGAGGATGATTTCTTGATAGAGGTCGTAAACATAGGGCGGAAGGTTGAGTTCCTGGCTCACGGAAATCTTTGCCCAGAGTTTGAATGCCTCATCCACATCGCTTGCGTTAGCAATGATTGTTTTTCCTTCTTTCTCTCGCCACCAAAGATTGAGAATAGCGAATGACTTGATGATAGAGATGAGGCGTTTGATGTCGCGTGAGTGGCGAGGCTTGAGCATTTTACATTGTGAGAGGAATTGTTCCTTCACCGCACTCTCCGCATCAATCTTTATGTCGTGGATATTCGCTTGCTTGATAGCACGGATGCGTTCTTTGAGAAGCGCCCGCTCGGGGTCTTCTTCCAGCCAAGCATTGAATGCGTCGCTATCGGATGCTTTTCTCACAGCTTGCGAAATACTTTCCCTGATTTTGTCCTGATTTATCTCGGGGCTAAGAAGGAGAAAACGAGTTGCTTCCTGTTCATCTATCTGGAGTCCTGCCGTGCAGAAAATGACGGATGGATAACCGCGTAGAATGATGTTCTTGGTGCGGAGTCCGTGCTTCTCTCCTTTGTCGGTAATCTTGATATTGATTTCTTTCTTGTCGTGAGAGAGGAGCGGACGCAGATGAGCGAGAAGGTTGCTATGTGGTTGGTCTAGGAAGATGACTATTTTCCGCGAGAGGTCTACGAGATAGCCTTGCAGTTCTTTGTTGAACTCTCCTGCATCGTGGAAGAAGGCGGTGGGAGAACAATAGGCAAGCTCCATCACATCCTCCTCGGGGAAGAGTCGTGCTATCTCGGTCGGGATATAACTTTTACCAGTGGAGGAGGGGGCATTGAAGCTGATATTGAATTGTGAATCTTCAGAATAGGCGGATAGCTCGCAGAGGAACGCAGCTATCTTGTTTTCTACATCGTGCTTGATGGTGAGATTGAGGATATTGGCGAGGTCTTGAGAGGAAAGGGGGGAGAAGTGTGCAGGGTCAATCTTTTCAGGATAGGGCGTTGCTAGTGAAAGCAATTCTTCCGTCGTCCCGCTGTGTTTGGTGAAGTAGTCGGTGATATCTCCGCCCGCCCCCAGTGTTTCAGGGAGATGGATGATATGAGTTTCGGGTGCATTCAATTCTGCAATCAATCCCGCTGCTCGCTCTGCTCCCTTCTTGCCTGCCGTATCATTGTCGTAGCAAACGAAAACATTAGAGAACTGGCTGAAGTGTTCCGCCCATTCCTCTTTGAAAGTTCCCGCGCCGTGCGTAGAAGTTACGGCAGCGATACCTTTGGACTCCAAAAG
Proteins encoded:
- the sufB gene encoding Fe-S cluster assembly protein SufB, translating into MTNEDSEISKDHLRKNEEFYCALNTWLEKKRSTPLDFDYSFGFSMPEVSSHKIKPGLTKKTVEEISRMKNEPTWMKNFRLKSYALFKKKKMPIWGPDLSDIDFKNITYYLQATKDRSASWDELPDEIKETYDRIGVPEAEKKYLSGVSAQYESEVVYESMNRELEKLGVIFCDMDTAVRKYPELVQKYFGTLIPPQDNTFAALNSAVWSGGSFVYVPKGVKVNLPLQAYFRINAERFGQFERTLIIADEGSFVHYTEGCTAPIYSTNSLHAAVVEVFVHKNARVRYTTVQNWSSNIYNLVTKRARAEAHAVMEWVDCNIGSKVTMKYPSVYLVGEGAHGDMLSIALASEGQTQDAGSKMYHLAPNTTSRILSKSISKNGGQTSYRGLVHIGKNASHAKTNVTCDAMILDAISRSDTYPTMTIDRSDATVEHEATVEKIGEEKLFALESRGVVQADAEGLLVNGFIEPISKEIPLEYSIELNRLIHFEMTKKIG
- a CDS encoding toprim domain-containing protein, whose protein sequence is MTPQTISEYLNEKNIPYTERGNELITKCLFSSCDQDSREGEAHLYFNKETGQYDCKKCGAKGNLLTLKKHCGDSSGTPRTPKQEFSVELMEDCYQKLPLGIRQYLNARGISDETITRFKLGYGTFYRKKWITIPIKDTFGNYAFFKLRQDPNFGDDKITYPKGVSAQLYDWENLSKPGIDRLVLCEGEMDRLLLESKGIAAVTSTHGAGTFKEEWAEHFSQFSNVFVCYDNDTAGKKGAERAAGLIAELNAPETHIIHLPETLGAGGDITDYFTKHSGTTEELLSLATPYPEKIDPAHFSPLSSQDLANILNLTIKHDVENKIAAFLCELSAYSEDSQFNISFNAPSSTGKSYIPTEIARLFPEEDVMELAYCSPTAFFHDAGEFNKELQGYLVDLSRKIVIFLDQPHSNLLAHLRPLLSHDKKEINIKITDKGEKHGLRTKNIILRGYPSVIFCTAGLQIDEQEATRFLLLSPEINQDKIRESISQAVRKASDSDAFNAWLEEDPERALLKERIRAIKQANIHDIKIDAESAVKEQFLSQCKMLKPRHSRDIKRLISIIKSFAILNLWWREKEGKTIIANASDVDEAFKLWAKISVSQELNLPPYVYDLYQEIILSAWKEKNDGRSASFEDITGKLGITRQEILQKHYKVHGKMLDNSLLRMQILPMLETAGLITQEQDPNDKRKILIFPATTPEKESVEGNSETGGGVKDDEKLAIEMAVEMLGGTIVESGLD
- a CDS encoding zinc ribbon domain-containing protein gives rise to the protein MIERGEYDHIQELLGRKGNPRLRTYTFAFTGMIRCEECGCLITAENKTKHQKNGITRHYTYYHCTKRKGLCKQKTIRDNELEDQIMKELDAIAIPPEFRELAMKIIGEDSGREFSDKKTMISSQQKAYNTCVAEYDGLVTMRAKGQIDEETFLRKKAVLETERKRLMGLLEETDKAVDDWLERAEYLFNFAEVGKIRFERGTIEEKKDVLSYLGSNLLLKDRKLRITRKNELITMEELAKEEKAIRNRLEPLNLPLDATKLWAEYAQSPMMLRRQDSNLRPGD
- a CDS encoding ATP-binding cassette domain-containing protein; protein product: MLEIRTLTASIGNKPILNNISLSFEMSKTYALLGPNGSGKSTLASTVLGHPSIQVHETSDILWDSQSILPLSPDKRAKLGIFGSFQSPPPLPGVSIFALLRFALPKASALETRRQVESYAKQLAIPTTLLHRGLHDGFSGGEKKKFEALLWALLMPKISFFDELDTGVDVDAQKTIGNFLKTHRSAEQTFVFITHSFAFLDLLPPDETLVMGNGKIVKTGDGLLARRIIEKEGFEEKR
- a CDS encoding Rrf2 family transcriptional regulator, producing MRISRKASYGLSALAALTRHPRGCSVHVLAQEEHLPEDYLEKILQHLKRSGFVVSEKGAHGGYTLAKPPQEITSWDIIETLDGGFKEALHPAFSGILSPCPVMTHCQTKNVWEQLESTVKNTLSRVTLADLVPQEARTKQFV
- a CDS encoding sigma-70 family RNA polymerase sigma factor, giving the protein MKSPRKTSASVSHTKKKPSTKVSKKPLKKSTVKQKAPKKLSPKKPASKQRVPVEKKIPLTKKDREVKRQEKETKRANAFEELLFRGRQRGFVTEDEIIHILPDIEQDLENLENLYEKFETSGVKVVDSNDMLKLETDKIGESFSDKKGKSKKKAKETTSLMGGVDRPEEGAGDSSDLVQMYLKEIGRVPLISGQEEVRLAKAMEAGDASAKQRLTEANLRLVVSIAKKYVGRSHNLSLLDLVQEGNIGLFRAVEKFDFRKGFKFSTYATWWIRQAITRALADQSRTIRIPVHMVETINKYSQVTRRLVQELGREPLPEEIAVEMGVEVEKIRHIQKISQETVSLETSVGSDDDESVLGDFIEDTETIMPNQSAARKLLSGHIAEVLEELSPREQKILKIRFGLEDGIVHTLEEVGQEFGVTRERIRQIEAKALEKIRDHDIVKKLRDY
- a CDS encoding HypC/HybG/HupF family hydrogenase formation chaperone → MCLAIPVEVLDLLEGERAVVEMGGVRKTVSAALIDGLKVGDYVIVHTGFILEKMDIEEAERTLALMKEYASNADNFESDVPYAA